The Rhodococcus triatomae genome includes a window with the following:
- a CDS encoding hydrogen peroxide-inducible genes activator: MGDQTYQPTLSQLRAFVAVAEYRHFGTAATRLNVSQPTLSQALAALENGLGVQLIERSTRRVLVTDAGARLLGQAKTILEAADGFVATAAGAGGRLAGPLRIGLIPTVAPYVLPAFLPALAAEMPALVPHVVEDQTSRLLEALRAGSLDVAVLALPTDTPGLVEIALYTEDFVLVTPPDHALAGRDDVLPEDLDRLPLLLLDEGHCLRDQTLDLCRSVDARPVGGDTRATSLSTVVQCVAGGLGVTLVPDSALRVETARARLATARFTAPAPGRTIGMVFRASSARAEDYGELAELLRRVAPVGVDAIAGQVG, translated from the coding sequence ATGGGTGATCAGACTTATCAACCGACACTGTCGCAGCTGCGTGCGTTCGTGGCGGTGGCGGAATACCGCCATTTCGGTACGGCGGCAACGAGACTGAATGTGAGTCAGCCCACACTGTCGCAGGCGTTGGCCGCGCTGGAGAACGGTCTCGGAGTCCAGCTGATCGAGCGGAGTACGCGCCGCGTCCTGGTGACCGATGCGGGCGCACGCCTCCTCGGTCAGGCGAAGACGATTCTCGAAGCGGCCGACGGCTTCGTGGCCACGGCGGCGGGGGCGGGGGGACGACTCGCCGGTCCGCTGCGCATCGGGCTCATTCCGACGGTCGCACCCTATGTCCTGCCCGCGTTCCTGCCGGCGCTGGCCGCCGAGATGCCCGCGCTGGTTCCGCACGTCGTCGAGGACCAGACTTCCCGCCTGCTCGAGGCGCTCCGCGCGGGATCGCTCGACGTCGCCGTCCTCGCGCTACCGACCGATACTCCCGGCCTCGTCGAGATCGCGCTCTACACGGAGGATTTCGTGCTCGTCACCCCGCCGGACCACGCGCTGGCCGGTCGCGACGACGTGCTGCCCGAGGACCTCGACCGGCTGCCCTTGCTCCTGCTGGACGAGGGGCACTGTCTGCGCGATCAGACACTCGATCTGTGTCGGTCCGTCGATGCCCGGCCTGTCGGTGGGGACACCCGTGCCACCTCGCTGTCGACCGTGGTGCAGTGCGTTGCCGGAGGGCTCGGGGTGACCCTGGTACCCGACAGCGCGTTACGGGTGGAGACGGCGAGGGCCCGGCTGGCCACCGCGCGTTTCACCGCTCCGGCCCCCGGCCGGACCATCGGGATGGTGTTCCGTGCATCGAGTGCGCGAGCGGAGGACTACGGCGAGTTGGCGGAACTTCTCCGGCGGGTGGCACCGGTGGGCGTCGATGCGATCGCCGGGCAGGTCGGTTGA
- a CDS encoding LysR family substrate-binding domain-containing protein, which produces MTDPADQRTFRLAYVPGVTPAKWVRIWNERMAEVPLELIAVDTLDAEAAVRSPRVDVGLVRLPVDRTGLSVIRLYEETTVVVVPKDHLVTAVPEVALADLDEEVLVHPLDDPTEWPRLPGTAAGHRPATTEDAIELVAAGVGVLIVPQSLARLYHRRDLTYRPVTDAPVSVVALVWPADETTDLVDEFVGIVRGRTANSSRGARPTSPPATSTTPTTPSSPRKKARAERTPPQSGRPRRGTRGRGGSGPRGGKGRRR; this is translated from the coding sequence ATGACTGATCCGGCCGACCAGCGGACATTCCGGCTGGCGTACGTGCCCGGTGTGACTCCGGCCAAATGGGTGCGTATCTGGAACGAGCGGATGGCCGAGGTGCCGCTGGAGTTGATCGCGGTCGACACGCTCGACGCCGAGGCGGCGGTACGGTCGCCTCGCGTGGACGTCGGGCTGGTCCGGCTGCCCGTCGACCGCACCGGCCTGAGCGTGATCCGGTTGTACGAGGAAACGACGGTGGTCGTCGTGCCGAAGGACCACCTGGTCACGGCCGTCCCGGAGGTCGCTCTCGCCGACCTCGACGAGGAGGTGCTCGTCCATCCCCTCGACGATCCGACCGAGTGGCCGAGGCTGCCCGGCACGGCTGCCGGACACCGTCCCGCCACGACGGAGGACGCGATCGAACTCGTCGCGGCGGGAGTCGGTGTGCTGATCGTCCCCCAGTCCCTCGCCCGCCTGTATCACCGTCGCGACCTCACCTATCGGCCGGTCACCGACGCGCCGGTGTCCGTCGTCGCCCTCGTGTGGCCCGCGGACGAGACGACCGATCTCGTCGACGAGTTCGTCGGGATCGTGCGAGGCCGTACCGCGAACTCCTCCCGCGGTGCCCGACCCACCAGTCCGCCGGCCACATCCACCACCCCGACCACGCCGTCCTCCCCACGAAAGAAGGCACGCGCCGAACGCACTCCGCCCCAGTCCGGTCGACCTCGGCGGGGTACCCGCGGACGCGGCGGCTCCGGGCCGCGTGGGGGCAAGGGCCGGCGACGCTGA